From the Sphingomonas suaedae genome, one window contains:
- a CDS encoding acyl-CoA dehydrogenase family protein, producing the protein MPLYLNDEQTMLRESAQQFVSEAAPVSHMRALRDANDATGFSRDLWKQFAEMGFTGILIPEADGGLGLGHVEAGVVLEEIGRNLSPSPFLTTAVAAVAALNGTAQRERWFPGILAGETVAALAIDERAKHGDAIGMKAERSGNGFKLTGAKQFVAHGHVADLLIVAARTAGSPEDHDGVTLFAVSKDAANLTADPQRLADASLAARMTFDGVAVDADAVIGEVDGGRAVLNALLGAGRTGAAAEMLGVGGGAMDMTVQYLKERKQFGVLIGSFQALQHRAAHLYSELEVARAAVLKAQQLLDAGDAKADEAVSVAKAMAGMASTLAVQEGVQMHGGIGMTDEYDIGFYMKRGRVLAELFGDTNYHADALARAAGY; encoded by the coding sequence ATGCCACTCTACCTCAACGACGAACAGACCATGCTCCGCGAGAGCGCGCAGCAATTCGTGAGCGAAGCCGCCCCGGTCAGCCATATGCGCGCGCTGCGCGACGCCAACGACGCGACCGGCTTTTCCCGCGACCTGTGGAAGCAGTTTGCCGAAATGGGCTTTACCGGCATCCTGATCCCGGAGGCCGATGGCGGTCTGGGCCTCGGCCATGTCGAGGCGGGGGTGGTGCTGGAGGAGATCGGGCGCAACCTCTCCCCCTCCCCCTTTCTCACCACCGCGGTCGCGGCGGTCGCGGCACTCAACGGCACGGCGCAGCGCGAGCGCTGGTTCCCCGGCATCCTCGCGGGTGAAACGGTGGCCGCGCTGGCGATCGACGAGCGCGCCAAGCATGGCGACGCGATCGGCATGAAGGCCGAACGCTCGGGCAACGGCTTCAAGCTGACCGGCGCCAAGCAGTTCGTCGCGCACGGCCATGTCGCCGACCTGCTCATCGTCGCCGCGCGCACCGCCGGGTCGCCCGAGGATCATGATGGCGTGACGTTGTTCGCGGTATCGAAGGACGCGGCGAACCTCACCGCCGACCCGCAGCGGCTCGCCGATGCCAGCCTCGCCGCGCGCATGACCTTCGACGGCGTCGCGGTCGATGCCGATGCGGTGATCGGGGAAGTCGATGGCGGCCGCGCGGTGCTCAACGCATTGCTCGGCGCGGGACGCACGGGTGCTGCGGCGGAAATGCTCGGCGTCGGCGGCGGCGCGATGGACATGACGGTCCAGTATCTCAAGGAGCGCAAGCAGTTCGGCGTGCTGATCGGCAGCTTCCAGGCGCTCCAGCATCGCGCCGCCCACCTCTATTCCGAACTGGAGGTCGCCCGCGCCGCAGTGCTCAAGGCACAGCAACTGCTCGACGCGGGCGACGCCAAGGCGGACGAAGCGGTGTCGGTCGCCAAGGCGATGGCCGGCATGGCCTCGACGCTGGCGGTGCAGGAAGGCGTGCAGATGCATGGCGGCATCGGCATGACCGACGAATATGATATCGGCTTCTACATGAAGCGCGGGCGCGTGCTGGCGGAGTTGTTCGGGGATACCAACTATCACGCCGACGCCCTGGCGCGGGCGGCGGGGTATTGA
- a CDS encoding TonB family protein: MLSYFAAVAVQAVVAPPAPPAPPPVVVVPGSSSLYGPHLVDFIAGEVRCGERAVAPLTTISPFTEVASIGANPPRAVEMRFTIDQDGRPTGIVQQAVTGAPYAFVPVGDLAPALSLWRFAAGRAGTQCSLVFTPRTQPFDRADATDLYRVAALRTAVDSGSVWPTLLARVRKLNCDGARPPQILLRAFPDKKSLPREPGVRAYSVVGFDIDAEGVPTRLAIRTSSGNGALDAAALDAARRTRFAGANPRTGCTLPSVLGATEPVAAPVSPGTETFRMDDATCPDTVKWTRPPRLTYPRPFSRRAIEGWAIIGFDLAPWGATGNVKVLASEPAEQFGATARHIVAAAQAEGSPGGARGCVTKVVFRMPDANDDERESDDS; this comes from the coding sequence ATGTTGAGCTATTTTGCCGCCGTCGCGGTGCAGGCTGTCGTCGCCCCGCCAGCGCCCCCCGCACCGCCACCGGTGGTCGTGGTTCCCGGGTCGTCGTCTCTCTATGGACCCCATCTCGTCGATTTCATCGCGGGAGAGGTGCGCTGCGGCGAGCGCGCGGTTGCGCCGCTCACCACCATCTCGCCCTTTACGGAAGTGGCGAGCATCGGTGCGAACCCGCCCCGCGCGGTCGAAATGCGCTTCACCATCGATCAGGATGGGCGCCCGACGGGGATCGTGCAACAGGCGGTGACCGGGGCACCCTATGCCTTCGTACCGGTCGGCGACCTCGCACCTGCGCTCAGCCTGTGGCGGTTTGCCGCAGGGCGGGCCGGGACGCAGTGCAGCCTGGTCTTCACACCACGCACCCAGCCGTTCGACAGGGCCGATGCCACGGATCTGTACCGTGTCGCCGCGTTACGTACCGCAGTCGACAGCGGTTCCGTATGGCCCACCCTGTTGGCGCGGGTCCGCAAGCTGAACTGCGATGGCGCGCGTCCGCCCCAGATTTTGCTGCGCGCCTTTCCGGACAAGAAGAGCCTGCCGCGCGAGCCGGGAGTGCGGGCCTATAGCGTCGTGGGGTTCGACATCGACGCCGAGGGCGTGCCGACCCGGCTGGCGATCCGCACCAGCAGCGGCAATGGCGCGCTGGACGCAGCGGCACTCGATGCGGCGCGCCGGACCCGTTTTGCCGGGGCCAATCCGCGCACTGGCTGTACGCTGCCCAGCGTGCTCGGGGCGACGGAGCCGGTTGCGGCGCCGGTTTCGCCCGGCACCGAGACGTTCCGTATGGATGACGCGACCTGCCCCGACACGGTCAAATGGACCCGTCCGCCCCGACTGACCTATCCGCGCCCATTCAGCCGCCGTGCGATCGAGGGCTGGGCAATTATCGGCTTCGACCTTGCCCCCTGGGGCGCCACCGGCAACGTCAAGGTGCTGGCGAGTGAGCCGGCGGAACAGTTCGGCGCGACTGCGCGCCACATCGTTGCGGCGGCACAGGCAGAGGGTTCGCCCGGCGGTGCGCGCGGCTGCGTGACCAAGGTCGTGTTCCGGATGCCCGACGCGAATGACGACGAACGCGAGTCTGACGACTCCTGA
- a CDS encoding acyl-CoA thioesterase has protein sequence MTEQRAETAAEQVTQLVTLLDVETIDVDLYRGARQPGGVGRVFGGQVIAQALQAAQRSVEGKDAHSLHAYFMRPGNEDFPIIYRVVRDYDGGSFANRRVIALQQGAPILNMIASFQRPEDGLSHQADMPDVPGPDDLRSEFDLREEIRDHVPEKFRPFFLRPRPIEIRPCSPRNWFKPEKREPVQHSWFRTAAALPDDPALHRAVLSYASDMMLLGTATMPHGVNWMTRGLQSASLDHAVWLHEPLRADEWLLYTTDSPWAGHARGFNRGRIYSRDGRLVASVAQEGLMRMREG, from the coding sequence ATGACCGAACAACGCGCCGAAACCGCCGCCGAACAGGTGACCCAACTCGTCACCCTCCTCGACGTCGAAACCATCGATGTCGACCTGTATCGCGGCGCGCGCCAGCCCGGCGGGGTCGGGCGCGTGTTCGGCGGGCAGGTGATCGCACAGGCGCTGCAGGCGGCGCAGCGATCGGTCGAGGGCAAGGACGCGCATTCGCTCCACGCCTATTTCATGCGCCCGGGCAATGAGGATTTCCCGATCATCTACCGCGTCGTGCGCGATTATGACGGGGGCAGTTTCGCCAATCGCCGCGTGATCGCGCTGCAACAGGGCGCACCGATCCTCAACATGATCGCGTCGTTCCAGCGGCCCGAGGATGGCCTGTCGCATCAGGCCGACATGCCCGACGTGCCAGGCCCCGACGACCTGCGGTCCGAGTTCGACCTGCGCGAGGAAATCCGCGACCATGTGCCGGAGAAGTTCCGCCCCTTCTTCCTGCGCCCGCGCCCGATCGAAATCCGCCCCTGCTCCCCGCGCAACTGGTTCAAGCCCGAAAAGCGCGAACCGGTGCAGCATAGCTGGTTCCGCACCGCCGCCGCCCTGCCCGACGATCCCGCGCTGCACCGCGCGGTACTGTCCTACGCCAGCGACATGATGCTGCTCGGCACCGCGACGATGCCCCACGGCGTCAACTGGATGACGCGCGGGTTGCAGAGCGCGAGCCTGGACCACGCGGTGTGGCTTCACGAGCCGCTGCGCGCCGACGAGTGGCTGCTCTACACCACCGACAGCCCCTGGGCCGGCCATGCGCGCGGGTTCAATCGCGGGCGCATCTACAGCCGTGACGGGCGACTGGTGGCGAGCGTCGCGCAGGAAGGGCTGATGCGGATGCGCGAGGGGTGA
- a CDS encoding phosphotransferase family protein produces the protein MSPPAGHRGGQPMEQVDDLDVERLTAWMEANVAGFEAPLSYAKFPGGQSNPTYRIDAASGAYVLRRKPFGPLLPSAHAVDREYRLIAGLHPTGFPVARPYGLCEDDGVVGSAFYIMELVEGATYWDGALPDKTPEQRTAIYYEICDRLAQLHETDYVAAGLGDYGKPGSYFERQVGRWTKQYRLAQTDDLEDVEKLIEWLPRTLPPQTRTSIVHGDYRIDNMIFDAEQPRVKAVLDWELSTLGDPMADFSYLLMNWMIPANGASGIGGITGAETGIPTVEAMVDRYCAATGRDGIPDLNWYFAFGQFRLMSIVQGIKRRLLDGNASNAHAEETAARVPGLAASAWDFARKAGA, from the coding sequence ATGAGCCCGCCGGCGGGACATCGCGGCGGGCAGCCGATGGAGCAGGTCGACGACCTTGACGTCGAGAGGCTCACCGCGTGGATGGAGGCCAATGTCGCGGGTTTCGAAGCCCCGCTGAGCTACGCCAAATTCCCCGGCGGGCAGAGCAATCCCACCTATCGCATCGACGCGGCGAGCGGCGCCTATGTCCTGCGCCGCAAGCCGTTCGGGCCGCTGCTGCCCTCGGCGCACGCGGTGGATCGCGAATATCGGTTGATCGCGGGGCTGCATCCCACCGGCTTCCCGGTCGCGCGTCCCTATGGGCTTTGCGAGGATGACGGGGTGGTCGGATCGGCCTTCTACATCATGGAGCTGGTCGAGGGGGCGACCTATTGGGACGGGGCGCTGCCCGACAAGACGCCGGAACAGCGCACCGCGATCTATTACGAGATTTGCGACCGATTGGCGCAGTTGCACGAGACGGATTACGTCGCGGCGGGGCTGGGGGATTACGGCAAGCCGGGCAGCTATTTCGAGCGGCAGGTGGGGCGCTGGACCAAGCAGTATCGGCTCGCCCAGACCGACGATCTGGAGGATGTCGAGAAGCTGATCGAATGGCTGCCGCGCACCTTGCCGCCGCAGACGCGGACGAGCATCGTCCATGGCGATTATCGCATCGACAATATGATCTTCGACGCCGAGCAGCCGCGCGTGAAGGCGGTGCTCGACTGGGAGCTGTCGACGCTGGGCGATCCGATGGCGGATTTTTCGTACCTGCTGATGAACTGGATGATCCCGGCCAATGGCGCGTCGGGCATCGGCGGCATTACTGGGGCGGAGACGGGCATTCCAACGGTGGAGGCGATGGTCGATCGCTACTGCGCCGCGACCGGGCGCGACGGTATTCCCGACCTCAATTGGTATTTCGCCTTCGGCCAGTTCCGGCTGATGAGCATCGTCCAGGGGATCAAGCGCCGCCTGCTCGACGGCAATGCCAGCAATGCACACGCCGAGGAGACTGCGGCGCGGGTGCCCGGGCTGGCGGCGAGTGCGTGGGACTTTGCGCGCAAGGCGGGGGCCTAA
- a CDS encoding SDR family NAD(P)-dependent oxidoreductase produces the protein MARFTDKSIIVTGAGSGIGRAAAILFAAEGGRVIVADNSEGADETVARIAAAGGTAKAIRMDAGSEPDVIATVDLAVAEYGGLDILFANAGISGGMANIFDTTPELIAEVLRVNLIGPLLAIKHGAPRIAERGKGAIVLTASVAGIRSGAGSPAYSASKAGVINLAAVAAQQLSGSNVRVNALCPGLTETGMTKPTFDYAREAGKMDRVGRLNPLRRGAQAEELARAALFLASDDASYVNGQALAVDGGLSSSHPVTRQEYGKTAV, from the coding sequence ATGGCACGCTTCACCGACAAATCGATCATCGTCACCGGCGCGGGCAGCGGTATCGGGCGTGCCGCCGCGATCCTGTTCGCCGCTGAAGGGGGGCGGGTGATCGTCGCCGACAATAGCGAGGGCGCGGACGAGACCGTCGCGCGGATCGCTGCGGCCGGCGGGACGGCCAAGGCGATCCGCATGGATGCGGGCAGCGAGCCCGACGTGATCGCGACGGTCGATCTGGCGGTCGCCGAATATGGCGGGCTCGACATCCTCTTCGCCAATGCCGGGATTTCGGGCGGGATGGCGAACATCTTCGACACCACGCCCGAACTGATCGCGGAGGTGCTGCGCGTGAACCTGATCGGACCGCTGCTGGCGATCAAGCACGGTGCACCGCGCATCGCCGAGCGGGGCAAGGGCGCGATCGTCCTCACCGCCAGCGTCGCGGGCATCCGGTCGGGCGCGGGCAGTCCGGCTTATTCGGCGTCCAAGGCGGGGGTCATCAACCTCGCCGCGGTCGCCGCGCAGCAACTGTCGGGGTCGAATGTCCGCGTCAACGCGCTCTGCCCGGGCCTCACCGAGACCGGCATGACCAAGCCGACCTTCGATTACGCGCGCGAGGCGGGGAAGATGGACCGCGTCGGCCGGTTGAACCCGCTGCGTCGCGGTGCGCAGGCGGAGGAACTGGCCCGCGCCGCGCTGTTCCTCGCCTCCGACGACGCGAGCTACGTCAACGGCCAGGCGCTGGCGGTGGATGGCGGGCTGTCATCCAGCCACCCGGTGACGCGGCAAGAGTATGGCAAGACGGCGGTGTAA
- a CDS encoding TonB-dependent receptor produces the protein MRAVRAFMAAALIAGMAMPAPAQEVVVSASRASANRDGFQGTSLPIITLRRTADFAVQRVAITGDTRDEALRRKEIYAMVKSAIERARQYGVELATGDYVVEALTLENYGNLTLSKDRRPDSERTSFIVKAKLEPGIDAKAALERISKFIKAVPPTGRAQMETVGDLTLSVLNPDQYRQKIIEMIAADAAATAARFGPDYGVEVRGLDRPVEWSRASLSEVFLYLPAAYVIRPKE, from the coding sequence ATGCGAGCAGTTCGAGCATTCATGGCGGCGGCATTGATCGCCGGAATGGCGATGCCTGCCCCCGCGCAGGAGGTGGTGGTCAGCGCGTCGCGCGCATCGGCCAATCGCGACGGGTTTCAAGGCACTTCGCTTCCGATCATCACGCTGCGGCGCACTGCGGACTTCGCGGTCCAGCGGGTTGCGATCACCGGCGACACGCGCGACGAGGCGCTGCGGCGCAAGGAAATCTACGCGATGGTGAAGAGCGCGATCGAGCGCGCCAGACAATATGGCGTCGAACTGGCCACGGGCGATTATGTAGTCGAAGCGCTGACGCTGGAAAATTACGGCAACCTGACGCTGAGCAAGGACCGCCGCCCCGATTCCGAACGCACCAGCTTCATCGTGAAGGCAAAGCTGGAACCTGGTATCGATGCCAAGGCGGCGCTGGAGCGCATCTCCAAATTCATCAAGGCGGTACCGCCCACGGGCCGCGCCCAGATGGAGACAGTCGGCGATCTGACGCTGTCGGTGCTGAACCCCGATCAGTATCGCCAGAAGATCATCGAGATGATCGCCGCAGACGCGGCCGCCACCGCCGCCCGGTTCGGACCCGATTATGGCGTCGAGGTGCGCGGGCTGGACCGCCCCGTCGAATGGTCGCGGGCCAGCCTGAGCGAGGTATTCCTCTATCTCCCCGCAGCCTATGTGATCCGCCCGAAGGAGTGA
- a CDS encoding acyl-CoA dehydrogenase family protein: MSDLEQFRAETRAWLEANVPASMREPMRGEGDANWGGRKADYSKNPDQKLYMDRMAERGWTVPDWPKAYGGGGLSAAEAKILREEMARLKCRNPLNSFGISMLGPALLKYGTEEQKLEHLPRIARGEIRWCQGYSEPNAGSDLAGLQTSAVSDGDDYIVNGQKVWTSYADRADWIFCLVRTSKESKQGGISFLLFDMDSPGVSTKPILLISGYSPFCETFFDNVRVPKKNRVHDENKGWDVAKYLLGHEREMISGMGLASPGGNPLIEGAIATIGLDAQSRLADPILRAQLALFEVRSKAFSAMSERFIDQLKAGQAHPAQPSMMKYYGTELNKDRHELIMASGGSDTLEWESERSNGGAKPRAWLRTKANSIEGGTSEVQLNIIAKRILELPS; the protein is encoded by the coding sequence ATGAGCGATCTGGAACAATTCCGCGCCGAAACCCGCGCCTGGCTTGAGGCGAATGTTCCTGCGTCGATGCGCGAACCGATGCGCGGGGAGGGCGATGCGAACTGGGGCGGGCGCAAGGCCGATTACAGCAAGAATCCCGACCAGAAGCTCTATATGGACCGCATGGCCGAACGCGGCTGGACCGTGCCCGACTGGCCCAAAGCCTATGGCGGCGGCGGGCTGTCGGCGGCGGAAGCAAAGATCCTGCGCGAGGAGATGGCGCGGCTGAAATGCCGCAATCCGCTCAATTCGTTCGGCATCTCGATGCTCGGCCCGGCGCTGCTGAAATACGGGACCGAGGAGCAGAAGCTCGAACATCTGCCCAGGATCGCGCGCGGTGAAATCCGCTGGTGCCAGGGTTATTCGGAACCCAATGCGGGCAGCGACCTGGCCGGGCTGCAGACCAGCGCGGTCAGCGACGGGGACGATTACATCGTCAACGGGCAAAAAGTGTGGACCAGCTATGCCGACAGGGCCGACTGGATCTTCTGCCTGGTCCGCACGAGCAAGGAGAGCAAGCAGGGCGGGATCAGCTTCCTGTTGTTCGACATGGACTCGCCGGGCGTGTCGACCAAGCCGATCCTGCTGATCAGCGGCTATTCGCCGTTCTGCGAGACGTTCTTCGATAACGTCCGTGTACCCAAGAAGAACCGGGTGCATGACGAGAACAAGGGCTGGGACGTTGCCAAATATCTGCTCGGCCATGAGCGTGAGATGATCTCCGGCATGGGCCTGGCCTCTCCCGGCGGCAACCCGCTGATCGAAGGGGCGATCGCGACGATCGGGCTGGACGCGCAGAGCCGCCTCGCCGACCCGATCCTGCGCGCGCAACTCGCGCTGTTCGAGGTACGGTCAAAGGCGTTCTCGGCGATGTCGGAGCGGTTCATTGACCAGCTGAAGGCCGGACAGGCGCACCCCGCCCAGCCATCGATGATGAAATATTACGGCACCGAGCTGAACAAGGACCGCCACGAACTGATCATGGCGAGCGGCGGGTCGGACACGCTGGAATGGGAAAGCGAGCGCTCCAACGGCGGCGCCAAGCCGCGCGCGTGGCTGCGCACCAAGGCGAACTCGATCGAGGGCGGGACCAGCGAGGTTCAGCTCAACATCATCGCCAAGCGGATCCTGGAGCTGCCGTCGTGA
- a CDS encoding Zn-dependent alcohol dehydrogenase codes for MKAAVLFEAGKPLEIHDIRIDRPGPREVLVRTAACGVCRSDLHFVDGAYPHAMPTVPGHEAAGVVEAVGSEVTRLKPGDHVITFFTVFCGACEFCVSGRPSLCIDNSTRRPADAAPKLTLADGTPVNHFLNLSAFAEQMLIHEHACVAISKDMPLDRAALLGCAVMTGAGSIFRDSKVTPGETVAVIGCGGIGLAAINAAKIAGAGKIIAIDPVAEKRALARKMGATHDLDAMAPDLVKQVLKLTDGGVNYAIEAVGRPQTAETAWHVLRRGGTATILGMIAPGQSVSIPGPTFLSGKKLQGSLAGSMQFPIDLPRLVQMYLDGLLDLDTMVAERIKLEDINHAFDNLRQGDAVRSVIEFA; via the coding sequence GTGAAGGCAGCAGTGTTGTTCGAGGCGGGCAAGCCGCTCGAAATCCACGACATCCGCATCGACAGGCCCGGCCCGCGCGAGGTGCTGGTGCGGACCGCCGCGTGCGGCGTGTGCCGGTCGGACCTGCATTTCGTCGATGGCGCCTATCCGCACGCCATGCCGACTGTGCCGGGGCATGAGGCGGCGGGCGTGGTCGAGGCGGTGGGGAGCGAGGTCACGCGGCTCAAGCCCGGCGACCATGTCATCACTTTCTTCACCGTGTTCTGCGGCGCGTGCGAATTTTGCGTGTCGGGCCGTCCGTCGCTTTGTATAGACAATTCCACCCGTCGCCCCGCCGACGCGGCGCCCAAGCTGACCCTCGCCGACGGCACGCCGGTCAACCATTTCCTCAATCTGTCGGCATTCGCCGAACAGATGCTGATCCACGAACATGCCTGTGTCGCGATCAGCAAGGATATGCCGCTCGATCGTGCGGCGCTGCTCGGCTGTGCGGTGATGACCGGGGCGGGGTCGATCTTTCGCGACAGCAAGGTGACGCCGGGCGAGACGGTCGCGGTGATCGGCTGTGGCGGCATCGGGCTTGCCGCGATCAACGCCGCCAAGATTGCGGGCGCGGGCAAGATCATCGCGATCGATCCGGTGGCGGAGAAACGCGCGCTGGCGCGGAAAATGGGCGCGACGCATGATCTCGACGCCATGGCGCCCGATCTGGTCAAGCAGGTGCTCAAGCTCACCGATGGCGGCGTGAACTACGCGATCGAGGCGGTCGGGCGGCCGCAGACGGCGGAGACCGCGTGGCACGTGCTGCGCCGAGGGGGCACCGCGACGATCCTCGGCATGATCGCGCCGGGCCAGTCGGTCAGCATTCCCGGGCCGACCTTCCTGTCGGGCAAGAAGCTGCAGGGCTCGCTGGCCGGGTCGATGCAATTCCCGATCGATCTGCCGCGCCTGGTCCAGATGTATCTCGACGGGCTGCTCGACCTCGACACGATGGTCGCCGAGCGGATCAAGCTGGAGGACATCAACCATGCGTTCGACAATCTGCGCCAGGGGGACGCGGTCCGCTCCGTGATCGAGTTCGCATGA
- a CDS encoding SDR family NAD(P)-dependent oxidoreductase: MSLFDLTGKVAIVTGSSRGIGRASAEALADQGARVVISSRNQDACDEVAAAINAKHGDGTAIAIAASISHKDALQHLVDETRRVFGRIDILVCNAASNPYYGPLADIADEQFRKILDNNVLSNHWLIQMVAPEMRARKDGAIVIISSIGGLRGSPVIGAYNVSKAADFQLARNYAVEYGPDNVRVNCIAPGLIKTDFARALWENPEAEARVNKQTPLRRLGEPEDIAGGVVFLASAAGRYTTGQALVIDGGVTI; encoded by the coding sequence ATGAGCCTGTTCGACCTGACCGGGAAGGTCGCCATCGTCACCGGATCCTCGCGCGGGATCGGAAGAGCAAGCGCCGAAGCGCTCGCCGATCAGGGGGCGCGGGTGGTGATCTCCAGCCGCAATCAGGATGCGTGCGACGAGGTTGCGGCGGCGATCAACGCGAAACATGGCGACGGCACCGCCATCGCCATTGCGGCGAGCATCTCGCACAAGGACGCGCTCCAGCATCTGGTGGATGAAACTCGCCGCGTGTTCGGGCGGATCGACATCCTCGTCTGCAACGCCGCGTCCAATCCCTATTACGGGCCGCTGGCGGACATTGCCGATGAGCAGTTTCGCAAGATCCTCGACAACAATGTCCTGTCCAACCACTGGCTGATCCAGATGGTCGCGCCCGAAATGCGCGCGCGCAAGGATGGCGCGATCGTCATCATTTCCTCGATCGGGGGCCTGCGCGGGTCGCCGGTGATCGGGGCGTATAATGTGTCCAAGGCGGCGGACTTCCAGCTCGCGCGCAACTATGCGGTCGAATATGGCCCCGACAATGTCCGCGTGAACTGCATCGCGCCGGGGCTGATCAAGACCGACTTTGCCCGCGCGCTGTGGGAGAACCCGGAGGCCGAGGCACGGGTGAACAAACAGACCCCGCTGCGGCGCCTGGGCGAGCCGGAGGATATTGCCGGCGGCGTCGTGTTCCTTGCTTCGGCAGCGGGGCGCTACACCACCGGACAGGCGTTGGTGATCGATGGCGGGGTGACGATCTGA
- a CDS encoding acyl-CoA dehydrogenase family protein, which translates to MDFTLTERETYFRDRVRGFIDQHITPRQDDYHRQVREGERWKVLPVIEELKPVARAQGLWNFFMPPHSGQTHVDDSFEFEGTQLTNLEYALCAEEMGRAGWASEVFNCSAPDTGNMEVLHRYGTREHKDRWLKPLMDGQIRSAFLMTEPDVASSDATNIQTSMVRDGDHYVINGRKWWSSGVGDPRCAVAIVMGKTNPDASRHAQQSQILVPMDAPGVKIERMLSVFGYDHAPHGHGEVVLENVRVPVENILLGEGRGFEIAQGRLGPGRIHHCMRSIGVAEMALELMCKRLLSRIAFGKRIADHSIWEQRVAEARSNLEMMRLLCLKAADMMDKAGNKSAQGEIAMIKAMGPRMTLQILDDAIQAFGGAGVSGDTPLASAWASMRTLRFADGPDEVHNRAIARSEFGKYGEFKADRPSSGDMAVTR; encoded by the coding sequence ATGGACTTCACGCTGACCGAGCGCGAAACCTATTTCCGCGACCGCGTGCGCGGGTTCATCGACCAGCATATCACGCCGCGCCAGGATGACTATCACCGCCAGGTGCGCGAGGGCGAGCGCTGGAAGGTGCTGCCGGTGATCGAGGAGCTGAAGCCGGTCGCACGCGCGCAGGGGCTGTGGAATTTCTTCATGCCGCCGCATTCGGGCCAGACCCATGTCGACGACAGCTTCGAATTTGAGGGGACGCAACTCACCAACCTTGAATATGCCCTGTGCGCCGAGGAAATGGGCCGCGCCGGATGGGCAAGCGAGGTATTCAACTGTTCCGCGCCCGACACCGGCAATATGGAGGTGCTGCATCGTTACGGCACGCGCGAACACAAGGATCGCTGGCTTAAACCCCTGATGGATGGCCAGATCCGGTCGGCCTTCCTGATGACCGAGCCGGACGTCGCCTCGTCCGACGCGACCAATATTCAGACGTCAATGGTCCGCGATGGTGATCATTATGTCATCAACGGTCGCAAATGGTGGTCCTCGGGTGTCGGCGATCCGCGCTGTGCCGTCGCGATCGTGATGGGCAAGACCAACCCCGATGCCTCCCGCCACGCGCAACAGAGCCAGATTCTGGTTCCGATGGATGCGCCGGGGGTCAAGATCGAACGGATGCTTTCGGTGTTTGGGTATGACCATGCCCCGCATGGCCATGGCGAGGTCGTGCTGGAGAATGTTCGGGTGCCGGTCGAGAATATCCTGCTGGGCGAAGGGCGCGGATTCGAGATCGCCCAGGGCCGCCTGGGGCCGGGGCGTATCCACCATTGCATGCGCTCGATCGGCGTCGCCGAGATGGCGCTGGAGCTGATGTGCAAGCGGCTGCTGAGCCGCATCGCCTTCGGCAAGCGCATCGCCGACCATTCGATCTGGGAACAGCGGGTGGCCGAAGCGCGCTCGAACCTCGAGATGATGCGCCTGCTGTGCCTGAAGGCTGCGGACATGATGGACAAGGCGGGCAACAAGTCGGCGCAGGGCGAGATCGCGATGATCAAGGCGATGGGGCCGCGCATGACGCTGCAGATCCTCGACGATGCGATCCAGGCGTTCGGCGGGGCCGGCGTGTCGGGCGATACGCCGCTGGCGAGCGCCTGGGCCTCGATGCGGACGCTGCGCTTTGCCGACGGGCCGGACGAGGTGCACAACCGCGCCATCGCGCGGTCGGAGTTCGGGAAATATGGCGAGTTCAAGGCCGACCGCCCGAGCAGCGGCGATATGGCGGTGACGCGGTAA